The following proteins are encoded in a genomic region of Necator americanus strain Aroian chromosome II, whole genome shotgun sequence:
- a CDS encoding hypothetical protein (NECATOR_CHRII.G4456.T1), with the protein MTVAGPHRMRRHRARMPPPIRPRPSPRLTESPPVRVARQSLLLLLHLRKRDPPAVEAWPIHSPHVHPATSSRSAPHFYDSMKEFVQFWNRTLQKIVSKSSSVAVKIMLGRRNS; encoded by the coding sequence ATGACCGTTGCCGGTCCACACCGCATGCGACGACATCGTGCTCGAATGCCGCCACCGATCAGGCCACGCCCCTCGCCACGACTCACCGAGTCGCCGCCCGTTCGTGTCGCGCGCCAatcgcttcttcttcttcttcacctGCGGAAACGGGATCCGCCAGCTGTGGAGGCGTGGCCAATCCACAGTCCACACGTCCATCCAGCTACTTCATCGCGATCCGCTCCTCATTTTTATGACTCGATGAAGGAGTTCGTACAATTCTGGAACCGCACGCTTCAGAAGATCGTCTCGAAGAGTTCTTCTGTTGCTGTCAAGATCATGTTGGGAAGAAGAAACAGCTGA
- a CDS encoding hypothetical protein (NECATOR_CHRII.G4457.T2), whose protein sequence is MDVWTVDWPRLHSWRIPFPQVKKKKKRLARDTNGRRLGESWRGAWPDRWRHSSTMSSHAVWTGNGHTILYAPYRYENVVGPEHFWNPSAVHAFFARHWSSSIYLALGYVAIINVMQRIMENRKPLSMRTVLLLWNGALAIFSMMGTWRFGLEFFNVLWTRPFTDSVCFSVDPTGPASFWACMFAFSKIAELGDTLFLVLRKRPVIFLHWYHHAVVLVYCWHSAVELTAAGRWFIWMNYFVHSIMYTYYAIVSTGIRLPKRLSMTVTALQTTQMLIGVMISVYVLYLKLNGEVCQQSFDNLAICFAIYASFLILFSKFFNTAYLVKRQPKPAVKTD, encoded by the exons ATGGACGTGTGGACTGTGGATTGGCCACGCCTCCACAGCTGGCGGATCCCGTTTCCGCaggtgaagaagaagaagaagcgatTGGCGCGCGACACGAACGGGCGGCGACTCGGTGAGTCGTGGCGAGGGGCGTGGCCTGATCGGTGGCGGCATTCGAGCACGATGTCGTCGCATGCGGTGTGGACCGGCAACGGTCATACGATTCTGTACGCTCCGTACCGTTACGAGAATGTTGTCGGTCCGGAACATTTCTGGAATCCTAGCGCTGTACATGCGTTCTTCGCTCGACACTGGAGCTCATCCATCTATTTAGCACTCGGCTATGTGGCTATTATTAACGTCATGCAACGAATTATGGAGAATAGGAAACCTCTAAG CATGAGAACCGTATTACTTTTATGGAATGGTGCTTTGGCTATATTCAGCATGATGGGCACTTGGCGATTTGgtcttgaatttttcaatgtgCTTTGGACTAG ACCATTCACGGATTCGGTCTGTTTCTCAGTGGATCCTACTGGTCCGGCATCATTTTGGGCATGCATGTTCGCGTTTTCGAAAATTGCTGAACTTGGAGATACGCTTTTCCTGGTACTTCGGAAGCGACCTGTGATCTTTTTGCATTGGTATCATCATGCTGTTGTACTCGTCTACTGCTGGCATTCCG CTGTCGAGTTGACCGCCGCAGGACGTTGGTTCATCTGGATGAATTATTTCGTGCATTCGATCATGTACACATATTACGCTATCGTGTCGACAGGTATCCGATTGCCCAAACGGCTTTCAAT GACCGTCACTGCCCTACAGACAACGCAAATGCTCATTGGTGTCATGATCTCCGTCTACGTGCTTTACCTCAAGCTGAATGGCGAG GTGTGTCAACAGTCTTTCGACAATCTTGCCATCTGCTTTGCTATCTATGCGTCGTTCCTAATACTTTTCTCGAAATTCTTCAACACAGCCTACCTCGTGAAAAGGCAGCCTAAGCCGGCTGTGAAGACGGACTAG
- a CDS encoding hypothetical protein (NECATOR_CHRII.G4457.T1) yields the protein MSSHAVWTGNGHTILYAPYRYENVVGPEHFWNPSAVHAFFARHWSSSIYLALGYVAIINVMQRIMENRKPLSMRTVLLLWNGALAIFSMMGTWRFGLEFFNVLWTRPFTDSVCFSVDPTGPASFWACMFAFSKIAELGDTLFLVLRKRPVIFLHWYHHAVVLVYCWHSAVELTAAGRWFIWMNYFVHSIMYTYYAIVSTGIRLPKRLSMTVTALQTTQMLIGVMISVYVLYLKLNGEVCQQSFDNLAICFAIYASFLILFSKFFNTAYLVKRQPKPAVKTD from the exons ATGTCGTCGCATGCGGTGTGGACCGGCAACGGTCATACGATTCTGTACGCTCCGTACCGTTACGAGAATGTTGTCGGTCCGGAACATTTCTGGAATCCTAGCGCTGTACATGCGTTCTTCGCTCGACACTGGAGCTCATCCATCTATTTAGCACTCGGCTATGTGGCTATTATTAACGTCATGCAACGAATTATGGAGAATAGGAAACCTCTAAG CATGAGAACCGTATTACTTTTATGGAATGGTGCTTTGGCTATATTCAGCATGATGGGCACTTGGCGATTTGgtcttgaatttttcaatgtgCTTTGGACTAG ACCATTCACGGATTCGGTCTGTTTCTCAGTGGATCCTACTGGTCCGGCATCATTTTGGGCATGCATGTTCGCGTTTTCGAAAATTGCTGAACTTGGAGATACGCTTTTCCTGGTACTTCGGAAGCGACCTGTGATCTTTTTGCATTGGTATCATCATGCTGTTGTACTCGTCTACTGCTGGCATTCCG CTGTCGAGTTGACCGCCGCAGGACGTTGGTTCATCTGGATGAATTATTTCGTGCATTCGATCATGTACACATATTACGCTATCGTGTCGACAGGTATCCGATTGCCCAAACGGCTTTCAAT GACCGTCACTGCCCTACAGACAACGCAAATGCTCATTGGTGTCATGATCTCCGTCTACGTGCTTTACCTCAAGCTGAATGGCGAG GTGTGTCAACAGTCTTTCGACAATCTTGCCATCTGCTTTGCTATCTATGCGTCGTTCCTAATACTTTTCTCGAAATTCTTCAACACAGCCTACCTCGTGAAAAGGCAGCCTAAGCCGGCTGTGAAGACGGACTAG
- a CDS encoding hypothetical protein (NECATOR_CHRII.G4458.T2) encodes MVASCTVVDQLKQFLERCSTIEELPHSFDDTLVDSLIDNIDLNDERLTEFIKSSFTSVNFETATSVVVSLLLRLYAKLAQTIADNDEGVSEQLTRTEVLLEQDRPAKVFSDLFTLYIISYRFKQEFGWDHVVFWAIAQLPNEGLSIFVRRLVEDFLCLTQDEDVVQLFLASVAELFCCTDSILIMNGTARVLLNFADRLNPDQIGLIIDTIQTGDLLGDTVYQLAARIRPDMGLLDDLSLSKWRNETARCQTIMKLILQSQARSDTSDLIAAVLLSPFVKLGSFVNVIDLLSDKELQEYLPSMCRIVTDRRRAPLSDLQGMISKLAGRLDIVDLPKVLESCFNRLLESPCLLEELCKGYGNDCLNHPSMASIRDRLAVEITKAVSHSDWEVRDTVVEIAAIVPCFRPMLGPLIPLVRFDRSCYVRAAALRCLILDAQYYEEELPQLCENVILLDVDAEPRLVAIRYLQSTLAKNISHVFRILPKAIEDTDDEIRRIMIEMCSTLLVVEEYAADTMKELQEWTEDAQIGAAVRAVLGALKTNICSWSKDFLEVYVNVLVPALPSFILVFNDS; translated from the exons ATGGTCGCCAGCTGTACAGTTGTGGACCAGCTGAAGCAGTTTCTTGAACGTTGTTCGACGATTGAAGAGCTACCCCATTCGTTCGATGATACACTTGTGGACAGTCTAATCGATAATATCGACTTGAACG ATGAACGTCTAACCGAGTTTATCAAGTCGAGTTTCACCTCAGTAAATTTCGAAACTGCTACATCAGTGGTTGTATCCCTACTGCTTCGTTTATACGCAAAACTCGCTCAAACAATTGCCGACAATGATGAGGGCGTAAGCGAGCAGCTAACACGTACAGAAGTTCTTTTGGAGCAAGATCGTCCTGCCAAAGTGTTTTCTGACCTCTTCACACTCTACATCATCTCCTATCGATTCAAGCAGGAGTTCGGATGGGATC ACGTAGTCTTCTGGGCTATCGCTCAGCTACCCAACGAGGGCCTCAGTATATTCGTGCGACGATTAGTCGAGGATTTTTTGTGCCTTACACAGGATGAGGACGTGGTACAGCTGTTTCTTGCTAGTGTCGCGGAGCTTTTCTGTTGCACG GATTCTATACTTATTATGAATGGCACTGCTCGCGTATTGCTAAATTTCGCTGATCGTTTGAATCCAGACCAGATTGGATTGATTATTGATACAATACAAACGGGAGATCTGCTAGGAGATACTGTTTATCAGCTCGCAGCGAGAATAAG GCCAGATATGGGGTTACTTGATGATCTTTCGCTGTCCAAATGGCGTAATGAGACTGCTAGATGTCAGACAATTATGAAGCTCATTCTGCAGTCACAAGC aCGTTCTGATACTAGTGATTTGATCGCTGCGGTTTTGCTGTCACCGTTTGTGAAATTGGGTTCGTTTGTAAATGTTATCGACCTACTCAGTGACAAG GAACTCCAAGAATATCTACCGAGTATGTGTCGAATTGTTACGGATCGGCGTCGAGCACCGCTCTCTGACTTGCAAGGAATGATTTCGAAGCTTGCTGGGCGTCTGGACATTGTCGATCTCCCCAAGGTGTTGGAAAGTTGCTTCAACAGGTTACTG GAATCTCCGTGTTTGCTAGAGGAACTCTGCAAAGGTTACGGAAATGACTGCCTTAATCATCCATCTATGGCGAGTATTCGCGATCGATTAGCAGTGGAAATTACAAAAG CTGTATCCCATTCCGACTGGGAAGTTCGTGACACCGTCGTGGAAATTGCAGCAATTGTTCCTTGCTTTCGTCCTATGTTAG GACCTTTGATCCCACTGGTTCGATTTGATCGATCTTGCTACGTGCGGGCTGCTGCACTGAGGTGCCTCATCCTAGATGCCCAGTATTACGAAGAAGAACTACCGCAACTATGCGAAAATGTGATACTTCTGGATGTAGACGCGGAACCTCG TCTTGTCGCTATTCGTTACCTGCAAAGCACTCTTGCTAAGAATATCAGTCATGTTTTTCGAATACTGCCTAAAGCAATTGAGGATACTGACGATGAGATAAGGCGCATAATGATCGAAATGTGCTCAACATTACTGGTCGTAGAGGAGTACGCAGCGGACACGATGAAAGAACTTCAAGAATGGACTGAA GATGCTCAGATAGGTGCCGCGGTGCGTGCAGTGCTTG GTGCATTGAAAACCAACATTTGTTCCTGGTCGAAGGATTTCTTGGAG GTCTATGTCAATGTCTTGGTCCCGGCACTACCTAGCTTCATACTTGTGTTTAATGATAGTTAA
- a CDS encoding hypothetical protein (NECATOR_CHRII.G4458.T3) has protein sequence MVASCTVVDQLKQFLERCSTIEELPHSFDDTLVDSLIDNIDLNDERLTEFIKSSFTSVNFETATSVVVSLLLRLYAKLAQTIADNDEGVSEQLTRTEVLLEQDRPAKVFSDLFTLYIISYRFKQEFGWDHVVFWAIAQLPNEGLSIFVRRLVEDFLCLTQDEDVVQLFLASVAELFCCTDSILIMNGTARVLLNFADRLNPDQIGLIIDTIQTGDLLGDTVYQLAARIRPDMGLLDDLSLSKWRNETARCQTIMKLILQSQATKLNVPIVNDIRNVLIDVNKWWVQFTAVIESKRHEAVCSCASGCVRSDKAEHSGRWGTFVSTSHHHNPREANDGSELFLCFIYRRREIRRSDTSDLIAAVLLSPFVKLGSFVNVIDLLSDKELQEYLPSMCRIVTDRRRAPLSDLQGMISKLAGRLDIVDLPKVLESCFNRLLESPCLLEELCKGYGNDCLNHPSMASIRDRLAVEITKAVSHSDWEVRDTVVEIAAIVPCFRPMLGPLIPLVRFDRSCYVRAAALRCLILDAQYYEEELPQLCENVILLDVDAEPRLVAIRYLQSTLAKNISHVFRILPKAIEDTDDEIRRIMIEMCSTLLVVEEYAADTMKELQEWTEDAQIGAAVRAVLGALKTNICSWSKDFLEVYVNVLVPALPSFILVFNDS, from the exons ATGGTCGCCAGCTGTACAGTTGTGGACCAGCTGAAGCAGTTTCTTGAACGTTGTTCGACGATTGAAGAGCTACCCCATTCGTTCGATGATACACTTGTGGACAGTCTAATCGATAATATCGACTTGAACG ATGAACGTCTAACCGAGTTTATCAAGTCGAGTTTCACCTCAGTAAATTTCGAAACTGCTACATCAGTGGTTGTATCCCTACTGCTTCGTTTATACGCAAAACTCGCTCAAACAATTGCCGACAATGATGAGGGCGTAAGCGAGCAGCTAACACGTACAGAAGTTCTTTTGGAGCAAGATCGTCCTGCCAAAGTGTTTTCTGACCTCTTCACACTCTACATCATCTCCTATCGATTCAAGCAGGAGTTCGGATGGGATC ACGTAGTCTTCTGGGCTATCGCTCAGCTACCCAACGAGGGCCTCAGTATATTCGTGCGACGATTAGTCGAGGATTTTTTGTGCCTTACACAGGATGAGGACGTGGTACAGCTGTTTCTTGCTAGTGTCGCGGAGCTTTTCTGTTGCACG GATTCTATACTTATTATGAATGGCACTGCTCGCGTATTGCTAAATTTCGCTGATCGTTTGAATCCAGACCAGATTGGATTGATTATTGATACAATACAAACGGGAGATCTGCTAGGAGATACTGTTTATCAGCTCGCAGCGAGAATAAG GCCAGATATGGGGTTACTTGATGATCTTTCGCTGTCCAAATGGCGTAATGAGACTGCTAGATGTCAGACAATTATGAAGCTCATTCTGCAGTCACAAGC GACAAAATTAAATGTTCCGATAGTGAATGATATCAGAAATGTTCTGATAGATGTGAACAAATGGTGGGTTCAATTCACAGCTGTgatcgagtcaaaacgacatgaagcggtGTGCAGTTGTGCAAGCGGCTGTGTTCGAAGCGACAAAGCGGAGCATAGCGGTCGATGGGGAACCTTCGTTAGCACCAGTCATCACCACAATCCAAGAGAAGCCAACGATGGTTCCGA gctttttttatGCTTCATCTATAGACGTCGTGAAATCag aCGTTCTGATACTAGTGATTTGATCGCTGCGGTTTTGCTGTCACCGTTTGTGAAATTGGGTTCGTTTGTAAATGTTATCGACCTACTCAGTGACAAG GAACTCCAAGAATATCTACCGAGTATGTGTCGAATTGTTACGGATCGGCGTCGAGCACCGCTCTCTGACTTGCAAGGAATGATTTCGAAGCTTGCTGGGCGTCTGGACATTGTCGATCTCCCCAAGGTGTTGGAAAGTTGCTTCAACAGGTTACTG GAATCTCCGTGTTTGCTAGAGGAACTCTGCAAAGGTTACGGAAATGACTGCCTTAATCATCCATCTATGGCGAGTATTCGCGATCGATTAGCAGTGGAAATTACAAAAG CTGTATCCCATTCCGACTGGGAAGTTCGTGACACCGTCGTGGAAATTGCAGCAATTGTTCCTTGCTTTCGTCCTATGTTAG GACCTTTGATCCCACTGGTTCGATTTGATCGATCTTGCTACGTGCGGGCTGCTGCACTGAGGTGCCTCATCCTAGATGCCCAGTATTACGAAGAAGAACTACCGCAACTATGCGAAAATGTGATACTTCTGGATGTAGACGCGGAACCTCG TCTTGTCGCTATTCGTTACCTGCAAAGCACTCTTGCTAAGAATATCAGTCATGTTTTTCGAATACTGCCTAAAGCAATTGAGGATACTGACGATGAGATAAGGCGCATAATGATCGAAATGTGCTCAACATTACTGGTCGTAGAGGAGTACGCAGCGGACACGATGAAAGAACTTCAAGAATGGACTGAA GATGCTCAGATAGGTGCCGCGGTGCGTGCAGTGCTTG GTGCATTGAAAACCAACATTTGTTCCTGGTCGAAGGATTTCTTGGAG GTCTATGTCAATGTCTTGGTCCCGGCACTACCTAGCTTCATACTTGTGTTTAATGATAGTTAA
- a CDS encoding hypothetical protein (NECATOR_CHRII.G4458.T1), whose protein sequence is MVASCTVVDQLKQFLERCSTIEELPHSFDDTLVDSLIDNIDLNDERLTEFIKSSFTSVNFETATSVVVSLLLRLYAKLAQTIADNDEGVSEQLTRTEVLLEQDRPAKVFSDLFTLYIISYRFKQEFGWDHVVFWAIAQLPNEGLSIFVRRLVEDFLCLTQDEDVVQLFLASVAELFCCTDSILIMNGTARVLLNFADRLNPDQIGLIIDTIQTGDLLGDTVYQLAARIRPDMGLLDDLSLSKWRNETARCQTIMKLILQSQARSDTSDLIAAVLLSPFVKLGSFVNVIDLLSDKELQEYLPSMCRIVTDRRRAPLSDLQGMISKLAGRLDIVDLPKVLESCFNRLLESPCLLEELCKGYGNDCLNHPSMASIRDRLAVEITKAVSHSDWEVRDTVVEIAAIVPCFRPMLGPLIPLVRFDRSCYVRAAALRCLILDAQYYEEELPQLCENVILLDVDAEPRLVAIRYLQSTLAKNISHVFRILPKAIEDTDDEIRRIMIEMCSTLLVVEEYAADTMKELQEWTEDAQIGAAVRAVLGEPSVLRPDPVEHILADMMNALRIRFNDTIDCY, encoded by the exons ATGGTCGCCAGCTGTACAGTTGTGGACCAGCTGAAGCAGTTTCTTGAACGTTGTTCGACGATTGAAGAGCTACCCCATTCGTTCGATGATACACTTGTGGACAGTCTAATCGATAATATCGACTTGAACG ATGAACGTCTAACCGAGTTTATCAAGTCGAGTTTCACCTCAGTAAATTTCGAAACTGCTACATCAGTGGTTGTATCCCTACTGCTTCGTTTATACGCAAAACTCGCTCAAACAATTGCCGACAATGATGAGGGCGTAAGCGAGCAGCTAACACGTACAGAAGTTCTTTTGGAGCAAGATCGTCCTGCCAAAGTGTTTTCTGACCTCTTCACACTCTACATCATCTCCTATCGATTCAAGCAGGAGTTCGGATGGGATC ACGTAGTCTTCTGGGCTATCGCTCAGCTACCCAACGAGGGCCTCAGTATATTCGTGCGACGATTAGTCGAGGATTTTTTGTGCCTTACACAGGATGAGGACGTGGTACAGCTGTTTCTTGCTAGTGTCGCGGAGCTTTTCTGTTGCACG GATTCTATACTTATTATGAATGGCACTGCTCGCGTATTGCTAAATTTCGCTGATCGTTTGAATCCAGACCAGATTGGATTGATTATTGATACAATACAAACGGGAGATCTGCTAGGAGATACTGTTTATCAGCTCGCAGCGAGAATAAG GCCAGATATGGGGTTACTTGATGATCTTTCGCTGTCCAAATGGCGTAATGAGACTGCTAGATGTCAGACAATTATGAAGCTCATTCTGCAGTCACAAGC aCGTTCTGATACTAGTGATTTGATCGCTGCGGTTTTGCTGTCACCGTTTGTGAAATTGGGTTCGTTTGTAAATGTTATCGACCTACTCAGTGACAAG GAACTCCAAGAATATCTACCGAGTATGTGTCGAATTGTTACGGATCGGCGTCGAGCACCGCTCTCTGACTTGCAAGGAATGATTTCGAAGCTTGCTGGGCGTCTGGACATTGTCGATCTCCCCAAGGTGTTGGAAAGTTGCTTCAACAGGTTACTG GAATCTCCGTGTTTGCTAGAGGAACTCTGCAAAGGTTACGGAAATGACTGCCTTAATCATCCATCTATGGCGAGTATTCGCGATCGATTAGCAGTGGAAATTACAAAAG CTGTATCCCATTCCGACTGGGAAGTTCGTGACACCGTCGTGGAAATTGCAGCAATTGTTCCTTGCTTTCGTCCTATGTTAG GACCTTTGATCCCACTGGTTCGATTTGATCGATCTTGCTACGTGCGGGCTGCTGCACTGAGGTGCCTCATCCTAGATGCCCAGTATTACGAAGAAGAACTACCGCAACTATGCGAAAATGTGATACTTCTGGATGTAGACGCGGAACCTCG TCTTGTCGCTATTCGTTACCTGCAAAGCACTCTTGCTAAGAATATCAGTCATGTTTTTCGAATACTGCCTAAAGCAATTGAGGATACTGACGATGAGATAAGGCGCATAATGATCGAAATGTGCTCAACATTACTGGTCGTAGAGGAGTACGCAGCGGACACGATGAAAGAACTTCAAGAATGGACTGAA GATGCTCAGATAGGTGCCGCGGTGCGTGCAGTGCTTGGTGAACCTAGCGTTCTGCGCCCGGATCCTGTTGAACATATCTTAGCGGATATGATGAATGCGCTGCGTATACGTTTCAACGACACTATTGACTGTTATTAA
- a CDS encoding hypothetical protein (NECATOR_CHRII.G4459.T2) encodes MSVSFLTSRRLLQLSTLRMSGNTIYQFTVKDADGKDVSLEKYKGKVVVIVNVASKCGLTNSNYTQMKELLDKYKSQGLEVAAFPCNQFGGQEPACEIDIKNFVADKFKFEPDLYHKIDVNGDKADPLYKFLKKEQGGTLVDAIKWNFTKFLVNREGKVIKRYAPTTEPKDMVKDLESVLNENSTKL; translated from the exons ATGAGCGTATCTTTTC TCACTTCGCGTCGACTTCTACAGCTCTCAACGTTAAGGATGTCAGGTAACACAATCTATCAGTTCACAGTAAAAGACGCAGACGGAAAGGAcgtttctttggaaaaatacAA AGGTAAAGTTGTTGTAATCGTCAACGTTGCTTCAAAGTGTGGTCTAACAAACTCGAATTATACACAAATGAAGGAGCTTCTCGACAAATACAAATCACAGGGTCTTGAGGTTGCCGCTTTCCCGTGCAATCAGTTTGGTGGTCAG GAACCCGCATGTGAAATCGACATCAAGAATTTCGTAGCAGATAAGTTCAAGTTTGAACCTGATCTCTACCACAAAATCGACGTAAATGGCGACAAGGCTGACCCACTAtataaattcttgaaaaaggaaCAG GGCGGCACCCTTGTTGATGCAATCAAATGGAACTTCACCAAGTTTTTGGTGAACAGAGAGGGGAAGGTGATTAAAAG GTATGCACCCACCACTGAGCCCAAAGATATGGTAAAGGATTTGGAGTCTGTCCTGAACGAAAATTCAACAAAGCTCTAA
- a CDS encoding hypothetical protein (NECATOR_CHRII.G4459.T1): MSGNTIYQFTVKDADGKDVSLEKYKGKVVVIVNVASKCGLTNSNYTQMKELLDKYKSQGLEVAAFPCNQFGGQEPACEIDIKNFVADKFKFEPDLYHKIDVNGDKADPLYKFLKKEQGGTLVDAIKWNFTKFLVNREGKVIKRYAPTTEPKDMVKDLESVLNENSTKL, translated from the exons ATGTCAGGTAACACAATCTATCAGTTCACAGTAAAAGACGCAGACGGAAAGGAcgtttctttggaaaaatacAA AGGTAAAGTTGTTGTAATCGTCAACGTTGCTTCAAAGTGTGGTCTAACAAACTCGAATTATACACAAATGAAGGAGCTTCTCGACAAATACAAATCACAGGGTCTTGAGGTTGCCGCTTTCCCGTGCAATCAGTTTGGTGGTCAG GAACCCGCATGTGAAATCGACATCAAGAATTTCGTAGCAGATAAGTTCAAGTTTGAACCTGATCTCTACCACAAAATCGACGTAAATGGCGACAAGGCTGACCCACTAtataaattcttgaaaaaggaaCAG GGCGGCACCCTTGTTGATGCAATCAAATGGAACTTCACCAAGTTTTTGGTGAACAGAGAGGGGAAGGTGATTAAAAG GTATGCACCCACCACTGAGCCCAAAGATATGGTAAAGGATTTGGAGTCTGTCCTGAACGAAAATTCAACAAAGCTCTAA